The DNA segment agaaagcctgtttcggccctggttgtaaaaaaaacaaaaaaaaacaaaagggaagggagaccgtccgggaataccaggtgctgaaagccttttttttttctttcccacgtcaattgtgaaaggaaacttttaccacagccatcaagtcccgccgctgcttggcatggtttcaggggcgattgtgtctataaaatgaaaaattctgagcgacctcacggcttacggccatactaccctgagagcgcccgatctcgtccgatctcggaggctaagcagggttgggcctggttagtacttggatgggagactgcctgggaataccaggagcTGCaagcctttgtttttttttttttttttttctcaaagtcaaagtcagctttattgtcaatttctccacatgccaaagacacacaaagaaaccgaaatttcgttccccgctatcccacggtgacaagacatggcccacaatagacaatcaagtaaacaagtaaacaacagcgtgctgaataaataatgaataaataacacaacaaataaataagtggaGCAAaatgagcaagtgagcgtacagcagacattccagaaaatagcgcaacagtgccgcacgctacgcagaagagggtagcgagttcagggtcctaacagcctggagaatgaagctgttggcgagtctggtggtgcgggagcgcaggctcctgtacctcttcccagagggcagaaggtcaaataaagaatgagctgggtgactcacatcactcacaatcgcgttgccttgcgggtgagatgggaggtgtaaatgtccttcagggaggggagcgaagcaccaataatcttaccagccgtattcactatgcgctgcagggccttcaagttctgttcagtgcagctaccaccccagacagcgatgcaactggtgaggacgctctcaatggtgccacggtagaatgtagacaggactgcctgaggagcccccttctgcgtagtgtAGCAGATGAGGTGAAATCATAATAATGAGGATTATCTTTAGGTGTTACTAGGTTGGATAGGATTAGAAATAGGATGCTCAGAGGGACAGCCAAGTTTAGATGTTTTGGGACAAAGCTAGAGCTGACTTGGGTGTTGTGGACACATCCAAAGAGGAGAGAGATATATGGAGGATGGAGCTGACAGACAAGAGAGGTGGAGAAGATTCATGGATCCAATATAGTGCAGGAAGACATGAAGGCAGGTGGCCTCTGAGAGAATGATGCTGATGGAAAAGGATGACATGCTGAGGAAGAGAAGGATTGGTGTTTGAAGATctgttgaaaatgttcaaaatattcaaacacggtaaaaaaaattcaagttaaATCCAACATTTtatagtcagaattctgactttattctcggaATTCCcaatttaaagtgagaattcccactttaaagtaaaaaagtcACAATTCTCACTTGTCACTTTCTGACAAAAagtttctgagaaaaaaagtcagaattctgtcactcccttttatttttcttcactggccctaaccCTCTTCCGTAGTAGTATTCGCTGACTACAAAGTGCATGTTATTGTTCTTTATGATTTTTTCCTTCTCTGTAGCTAGCGTCACCATTCACTTTGATGACGACAACACCTTGCGACAGCCAGGGTTGCCAGATACTCGTGTCTACAATTGTCCGTACAAAGCTGCAGAACAAATAAATGATTACGACTCCATTGCCAAGGtaagatttttttgtttgtttgtttgttttgtttatttatttcgaacatttaaagaaatacaagaaagaaagtaacaatactgaaaataataactccatagtacaatagagaagaaagaaaagaaaaaaaaacattgcgttataaattttcactttatcataaaaaatcttatttgttcaaaagggagtagaaggaagcctagtcttatctagctctaccccttgtaaccacgtttgcttgattccgtcaagatttgtccattttcagatttgttaaagatatacatatatatatatatatacatatacacatacatacatacatacatacatacatacatatagatattatacatacacacacttatacatacatacacctcctttaaataaatacaaaagcagtttaaacacctcacagcatgctacggtatcccatcagtattttgcctttatacatttttttaaactgaggtaatgaactacaattctttagttcgtcactgctggcgttccataattccacacctttaactgttatacaatgcaactttaaagttgttctcaccaaatctcttttaaacataagtgttcctcttaaatcataggtactttccctccactcaaacaacctctggatactgtttggtaattgattattttttattttgtacatgagttggatggttttaaaatcgactagatcattgtatttcagtgcattcagttttacaaaaagagggttagatggttctctgtaatcaacattatttacaagtcgtatagcttttttttgtagaatgtagattggatctgtgtttgttttgtatgtgttatCGTCAAATCGTTAAATATCGTCATTGCGCATTAAATATTTAACTAAATATCCAAAACACCACTGTTTATTCTAGACACAAACGGAGTCAAGTTTTAAACGTTTATCCCAACTTGGCgataaaacaaaaccaaaaacaagCATTGACCAATTTAGCGTTATTTCGAATAGCCATTAGTTTTACCGCATTATACTGCGTGACTGCGCATTGTAATGTCTAAAGCCCAAACTAAATCAAGATTGTGATGTTTGCTTAGTCACTCTGCTGCGTTTATTACGTTTCCATTTTTTATCGTTGGTTCACGCAAATGTTGGCAGTCAACCATATAATTTAGGAGAGCAtatgcaatatttttttccacttcacTTTTTACCTGAATTCTTCCAGTCTGGCAACACGATTATCCCCTCATGGGGGAATTCATACTTGTAATTTCTCGAAACAGACCCGTACCCGGACCACACCACTCTCACTTGCTGTAAATTTCTTGTCAAGTTTTTGTCTAATATACCGGAGCTCTACGATCTGTTTATATATGTTAAACGTAGCGTGTAAAACCGCAGCGAAAGCTGTTGTGGTTGCAATGGCTTGCCGTAGGCGTTTGCGTTACCATGGCGACTAAACTTTAACACTTGATGAGCTGACCATATTATCTGTACACATTCTAGACCagaggtgggcaaactttttgacttgcgggccgaattgggttctaaattttgaccgggggaccgaaccaggagcagatggatgtagtgtttgtgtgaagtaatataaacgacctgtaaaggtcattgcataaaaggttttggcctttagtaggtagtaaagcatggatattcaaaaaaagttttttgaaaacaaatgcatttattaacagcattaaaaaaaaaaacatccctaaaaaactgctatcagtgattctcataaaatatgacactgttattatgaataacagtctccatcacttcagtgcctgcaggtcagattaatgaaagatgtatgtttatcttatgagatcacatcaaacggcaaacattttgaccaaatatatcatcttgaagaatcggtgaaagcatacatccaaataaagtaatcaaaacggcaacacggtgaggggtatatgaaaatcagagcagagttttaactcacaaacacctggtaacaaaagtgaggaaacggaaaacacttccttaaagtaagccttaagaactttaaaggttaagattagtcacaaacaggtggtgcatcaatgtccttgagcatcctgcattgtttgaaaatgagaatggtcgctagtttcaatccctgctatttgtacagatcatattcaaaatgcgcggctcggtggcgcactgggtagtacgtccgcctcacagttaggagggtgcgggttcgattccacctccggccctcccgtgtggagtttgcatgttctccccgggcccgcgtgggttttctctgggcactccggtttcctcccacattccaaagacatgcttggtaggccgattgaagactccaaattgtccctaggtgtgagtgtgagtgcgattggttgtctgtctctgtgtgccctgcgattggctggcaaccagttcagggtgtcccctgcctactgcccgatgacggctgggataggctccagcacgcccgcgacccccgtggggactaagcggttcagaaaatggatggatggatattccaaatgcatttttttacaacaaacttgaaagcctccccttcattttcagtgttcatttgatgttgacgttcatgtggctgaacgtcacgtcgcgtacgtcgagccaaattggccactctttttttttaaacactcggcactcagtgtccaccttgcttttccttgggcgactcattttaatggaaggattccaggggaaggtttgtgggtggctttagcgtaaaactgtatccgaaaactcggcgcgcaaattacaagaatgctgtcgtcacagcccacgctctaaattcggcactgctacaaatagagcgcgagtgcgccatttccgtactactgagtacgtacacgcacttgtgagtgtgcaccgagctttctgacatggcttccggtagtaaatgcgcaggcgagtggttccccatctactggggaaacgcagtcattgcaggcaaaatgaccgaaaaaaaaaagtttaataatacaatttatttagggttggcgggccggattaaacggtcccgcgggccggatgtggcccacgggccgtagtttgcccatacctgttcTAGACCCAGACACAGTGTTTTGAAAAATGGAAAATTACTTTGTTCCTGAGTTGCCAGCTATTGTGAGGGCTCTCGAACGTGTCAAGGATTTATATAAGCAGTTTCAGGAAGAGAGAATTTCTTTCTCTGCTGAGGCCGGCCGTCACCTGGCTGAGGTATCCACAGCCATCATTGAACTGAAGGCAGAGAGAAATGCTGCACATGAATATTTACATGTAGAGGTAATCGAAAACAGTAAGACAAGACAGCAAATTAGCAACACAAAGCCCAATGTGAAGGCTCCTCCGGAAGTAAAGCAACTCCAGCAAGATCTCAAGATGATCTCTCAACTCCAGGAATCCACAGAGAGGAACTTGGAAGCACTTCACAGTCAAACCGTATCACTGCAAGAAAAGCGAGAACGTGCTAAAGAAGAGTATGATGGCGCCTTTGCTGCTTTGAATGATTGTATCACCCTCAAGAACAGTTTGCAGTTGTCAGCTTGATCACACACAGCTACAGATAGAGGACCTGAAGAATGGCATTGCTTCTATACAAGAGATGACAGTGACATTGCAAACATGTTCCTTGACAGAGAGGCTTTCTCAGTGCAACAGAACAACCTGTCAAGCAATATTTGCCAtgctgaagaaaaaaagaagcagcagAAGCAAGTGATCATGAATCACAGAAGAGATTTGGAAAGcgttaatgacaaaaaaaaaaaaaaaaaagctgtatgTGACTGTCTGGACACAATGCAAGGTGGTATTTCAGAGATGGAGAAAAACCTGCACAGACTAACCACATCTCATTGCCAGTGTGAGAAAGAGCCGCAAGGGGCAATCCAAATGCAGCAAGAATTGAGGAAACAAAAGCAAATGTTAAAGGAGGAGTTGAATGAGT comes from the Syngnathus scovelli strain Florida chromosome 5, RoL_Ssco_1.2, whole genome shotgun sequence genome and includes:
- the ccdc175 gene encoding LOW QUALITY PROTEIN: myosin heavy chain, cardiac muscle isoform (The sequence of the model RefSeq protein was modified relative to this genomic sequence to represent the inferred CDS: substituted 1 base at 1 genomic stop codon): MENYFVPELPAIVRALERVKDLYKQFQEERISFSAEAGRHLAEVSTAIIELKAERNAAHEYLHVEVIENSKTRQQISNTKPNVKAPPEVKQLQQDLKMISQLQESTERNLEALHSQTVSLQEKRERAKEEYDGAFAALNDCITLKNSLQLSAXSHTATDRGPEEWHCFYTRDDSDIANMFLDREAFSVQQNNLSSNICHAEEKKKQQKQVIMNHRRDLESVNDKKKKKKAVCDCLDTMQGGISEMEKNLHRLTTSHCQCEKEPQGAIQMQQELRKQKQMLKEELNELINPISMTVQFLKEEIVTVDEQIKNTRRSGSSCRDSLTQMYEMLRLQQEEEEEEVRAQHFHVSQQLEQSQLQLEICIAFLAKHGKETQEMQRHIGELREADSSLRRKKSF